From Salarias fasciatus chromosome 5, fSalaFa1.1, whole genome shotgun sequence, a single genomic window includes:
- the LOC115389028 gene encoding LOW QUALITY PROTEIN: solute carrier family 25 member 34-like (The sequence of the model RefSeq protein was modified relative to this genomic sequence to represent the inferred CDS: inserted 2 bases in 1 codon; deleted 2 bases in 1 codon) — translation MTGAQVLKASPQQSVFGEQPLHRMTPTCKLPRGIMGPSPPPQTVWPPLDFGLGAVACCAACVFTNPLEVVKTRLQLQGELRARGSYQVHYRGVLQALWVVGRTDGLRGLQKGLSVGLIYQAVMNGVRLGSYSYCDALGVTSLPGGSLLSGAGAGALGAFIASPAYLVKTHLQAQTVKAIAVGHQHNHMGVSDAFVSIYRREGLSGLWRGVNGAVPRVMVGSAAQLATFTSAKDWVSRSQWFSPNSWMTVLIAASISGVAVAVAITPFDVISTRLYNQPXDEFRRGRLYSGLSDCMLKVCRAEGPLGLYKGMGPVFLRLAPHTMLSMVFWDLLRQQAVKHN, via the exons CCAGCAGTCAGTATTTGGTGAGCAGCCTCTGCACAGAATGACACCCACGTGT AAACTGCCCCGGGGCATCATGGGCCCCTCGCCGCCGCCTCAGACCGTCTGGCCTCCCCTGGACTTCGGCTTGGGCGCCGTGGCCTGCTGTGCAGCCTGTGTGTTCACCAACCCTCTGGAGGTCGTGAAGACCCGGCTGCAGCTCCAGGGGGAACTCCGCGCTCGCGGATCCTACCAGGTCCACTACCGGGGGGTCCTGCAGGCCCTCTGGGTGGTGGGGCGCACAGACGGGCTCCGGGGCCTGCAGAAGGGGCTCTCCGTTGGTCTGATATACCAGGCCGTGATGAACGGCGTGAGGCTGGGCTCCTACTCCTACTGCGATGCTCTGGGTGTCACCTCGCTCCCCGGGGGCAGCTTGCTGTCCGGGGCGGGCGCCGGCGCTCTGGGTGCCTTCATCGCTTCCCCTGCATACTTG gtgaaaacacacctgcaggCTCAAACTGTGAAAGCGATTGCGGTCGGTCACCAGCATAACCACATG GGCGTGTCGGATGCCTTTGTTTCCATCTATCGACGGGAGGGGCTGTCTGGTCTCTGGAGGGGGGTGAATGGGGCCGTGCCTCGCGTCATGGTGGGATCAGCTGCCCAACTGGCAACCTTCACCTCCGCCAAGGACTGGGTGTCACGCTCCCAG TGGTTCAGTCCAAACAGCTGGATGACAGTGCTGATAGCTGCCAGCATCAGCGGCGTGGCCGTGGCCGTGGCCATCACGCCGTTCGACGTCATCAGCACGCGACTCTACAACCAGCC CGACGAGTTTCGCAGG GGGCGTTTGTACAGCGGACTGTCAGACTGTATGCTGAAAGTGTGCAGAGCCGAGGGGCCGCTGGGGTTGTATAAAGGCATGGGCCCCGTCTTCCTGCGACTGGCCCCCCACACCATGCTCAGCATGGTTTTCTGGGACTTGCTGAGGCAGCAGGCAGTGAAACACAACTAG
- the LOC115388086 gene encoding transmembrane protein 82-like: MILFWILDTNEWMLFDSNPVDYFLQGVVGACGISVLRSLLRVYNLIQTCSDSQGETESKRRLSTAAGPQKGSWRATLHFWCLAVLLSLVGSRVSSLVVLEFSLRVVFACASEGLDGSSRGLDLLLIQSQFSLGCSLTCTLAFLHQGAPHSSLGLLLAAALSRALAGLCHGLWSHAVRLYPLHSTERYCGKCITLQTSGHGILGSLQRAVILAFAVAAVAATSTVYEHFLSQKDAVKFWTPLTLCYYSMLVFYIQEDQHRQPGAEALLHTVVVRLGGLLVLMLTLGSWSDVLHVLVAFVGEGVCMLPSQDLLQAALKEHEQTRLIRHESSSHRRRLRKSADS, translated from the exons ATGATTCTTTTCTGGATACTAGACACCAATGAATGGATGCTCTTTGATTCAAACCCAGTCGACTACTTTCTTCAGG gTGTTGTAGGTGCGTGTGGAATATCAGTGCTGCGCAGTCTGTTGAGAGTTTACAACTTGATTCAAACATGCAG TGATTCTCAAGGTGAAACTGAGAGTAAACGGAGGTTGTCCACAGCGGCTGGTCCTCAGAAGGGCTCCTGGAGAGCAACCCTCCACTTCTGGTGCCTGGCAGTCCTCCTGTCCCTGGTGGGCTCCAGGGTTTCCTCCTTGGTCGTGCTGGAGTTCTCCCTCAGAGTTGTTTTTGCCTGCGCATCGGAAGGTCTG gatggaagcagcagaggtCTGGACCTTCTCCTCATCCAGAGCCAGTTCTCTCTGGGCTGCAGCCTCACCTGCACTCTGGCTTTCCTCCATCAGGGGGCTCCACACAGCTCCCTCGGCCTGCTCCTGGCTGCAGCTCTCAGCCGGGCACTGGCAGGCCTCTGCCACGGGCTGTGGAGCCATGCCGTCCGCCTCTACCCACTGCACAGCACCGAGCGGTACTGTGGGAAGTGCATCACCCTGCAGACCTCGGGACACGGCATCCTGGGCTCGCTGCAGAGAGCAGTCATCCTGGCTTTTGCTGTTGCGGCCGTGGCTGCCACTTCCACCGTTTATGAGCACTTCTTGTCCCAGAAGGACGCCGTGAAGTTCTGGACTCCGCTGACCCTCTGTTACTACTCCATGCTCGTTTTCTATATTCAAG AGGATCAGCATCGACAGCCCGGCGCCGAGGCCCTCTTACACACAGTTGTGGTGCGACTGGGAGGCTTGCTGGTGCTCATGCTGACATTGGGCAGCTGGTCCGACGTCCTCCACGTCCTCGTCGCTTTCGTTGGAGAAGGAGTCTGCATGCTGCCCTcgcaggacctgctccaggccGCACTGAAG GAACATGAACAAACCAGGCTGATCAGACATGAGAGCTCCAGTCACAGAAGAAGACTGAGAAAATCAGCCGACAGCTGA
- the LOC115388088 gene encoding filamin-binding LIM protein 1-like, with protein sequence MASAAPPKRMVSSVFITLASPHRATVTPQQQPALQAQSSPPETSSTPRQTRPKVQSKAGSRDRTRAAALSQASGPTLGKSVPGKSSLQKEEDQRSPPELFPPPPPPPDAQVSTLGHDVSALSPLHPAQTPFSHLATPDQPSVYNKVVETSTPSSGFNQDEQSHGTHTSSQDMSPESKDVCGFCRKPMALPELVIEALNRTYHEGCFQCRSCHIPLAGKQYYNKAGIPLCEDCYQAILELCWACGEVITDHVIRALERAYHPLCFTCTTCKKQIGEQAFAQGEVGEVYCLQDYYRKYAPQCSACDRLIIPKEDGTDSYTVECLGQSFHENCYRCEVCGIQLSTEPNERGCYPLDG encoded by the exons ATGGCGTCGGCAGCTCCACCGAAGAGGATGGTGTCCTCCGTCTTCATCACGCTGGCATCACCTCACAGAGCCACCGTgacgccgcagcagcagcctgctctCCAGGCTCAAAGCAGCCCGCCCGAGACAAGCAGCACGCCGCGTCAGACTCGGCCCA AAGTTCAAAGCAAAGCGGGCAGCAGAGATCGGACTCGTGCGGCCGCGCTGAGCCAAGCTTCAGGACCGACACTTGGCAAATCTGTCCCTGGAAAATCATCactgcaaaaagaagaagaccaGAGAAGTCCTCCAG agttgtttcctcctcctcctcctcctcctgatgcccAGGTGTCAACACTGGGCCATGACGTCTCTGCACTTTCACCACTTCATCCTGCACAAACTCCTTTTTCTCATCTTGCGACGCCAGACCAGCCGTCAGTTTACAACAAAGTG GTAGAAACAAGCACACCATCTAGTGGGTTTAACCAGGATGAACAATCTCACGGGACGCACACAAGCAGCCAAGACATGAGCCCAGAGAGCAAAG ATGTGTGTGGCTTCTGTCGGAAGCCTATGGCTCTTCCTGAACTTGTGATAGAGGCACTGAACAGGACATACCACGAAGGCTGCTTCCAGTGTCGGTCCTGTCACATCCCCCTGGCTGGTAAACAATACTACAACAAGGCAGGGATCCCTCTCTGTGAAGACTGCTACCAG gccATTCTGGAGCTCTGCTGGGCGTGTGGAGAGGTCATCACAGATCATGTGATCCGTGCACTTGAACGAGCGTACCATCCTCTATGTTTCACCTGTACGACATGTAAAAAGCAGATTGGAGAGCAGGCGTTTGCTCAAGGGGAAGTCGGAGAGGTTTACTGTCTTCAGGACTATTACAG GAAATATGCTCCGCAGTGCAGCGCCTGTGACAGGTTAATTATTCCAAAAGAAGATGGGACGGACAGTTATACCGTTGAATGTTTGGGACAATCCTTCCATGAGAACTGCTACAGATGTGAG GTCTGTGGCATCCAGCTTTCCACTGAACCCAACGAGCGAGGCTGCTATCCTTTAGATGGA
- the LOC115388089 gene encoding microfibrillar-associated protein 2-like: MRVLLLLCMPVLLLGQAQYQEPFPFLEDYGPDYFPETPESDNLPGTFQQQVRQEPVVRPEKSGSDLETEPTEPGPLDCREEQYPCTRLYSVHKPCKQCLNNLCFYSLRRVYVINKEICVRTVCAHEELLKADLCRDQFSRCGVAALSGQCSSLGGSCGRSCGAADDIGGLHLPRCTAAILVLVLLVSPPSRPL; the protein is encoded by the exons ATGAgagtcctcctgctcctctgcatGCCAG TCCTGCTGCTCGGCCAGGCTCAGTACCAGGAACCCTTTCCATTTCTGG AGGACTACGGGCCGGATTACTTCCCAG AGACTCCAGAGTCCGACAATCTTCCGGGAAcgttccagcagcaggttcgACAGGAACCAGTGGTCCGTCCAGAGAAATCAG GGTCTGATTTGGAGACGGAGCCCACGGAGCCCGGCCCTCTCG actgcagagaggagcagtaTCCCTGCACCAGGCTCTACTCGGTCCACAAGCCGTGCAAGCAGTGCCTCAACAACCTCTGCTTCTACAG CCTGAGACGGGTGTACGTCATCAACAAGGAGATCTGCGTGCGGACCGTGTGCGCGCACGAGGAGCTGCTCAAAG cgGACCTGTGCCGGGACCAGTTCTCGCGCTGCGGCGTGGCGGCGCTGAGCGGACAGTGCTCGTCGCTCGGCGGCAGCTGCGGGAGGAGCTGCGGGGCTGCTGATGATATCGGGGGACTTCACCTGCCCAGATGCACTGCCGCCATTCTCGTCTTGGTCCTCCTTGTGTCTCCTCCCTCCCGTCCTCTGTAG